One window of Verrucomicrobiota bacterium genomic DNA carries:
- a CDS encoding VCBS repeat-containing protein, whose product MPDQKKWFLLLSAALFLSGCQHYVPEVKVTTAPWERHTIDNSSLGADGVRTADVNNDGLPDLITGWEQGDLSRVYLMQRKSGLKPEWIKIDAGPAPSAEDALFVDVDQDGATDVISSTEGNHRKVLIHWAPKNPASYADSTQWETQTLYEDGSQWMFATNMDIDGKHGPDIVIGGKNTDGKLGWLENPADPRDISSWKFHLLSPVGWTMSLLTKDMDGDGDFDILLSDRKGQTNGVRWFENPGQNYQALIRPWTTHWIADHLDDPMFIDTRDLDNDGIEEIAVPYYKDDIGFISIFQTKDHKTWTEFPVTYPQNMGRAKAVAIGDINMDGKIDLVLSTEHADDGKSGIVWLEYQYYWDKPDWIAHDVSGAEGIKFDLNLLLDVDGDGDMDIVNTEENNNAKDGKAGLGLIWYENPINEN is encoded by the coding sequence ATGCCTGATCAAAAAAAATGGTTCCTTCTTCTATCCGCCGCTCTCTTTTTGAGTGGCTGCCAGCACTATGTGCCTGAAGTCAAAGTGACGACTGCACCCTGGGAGCGACACACGATCGACAATTCCTCCCTGGGAGCCGACGGTGTTCGCACCGCCGACGTTAACAATGACGGACTCCCCGATCTGATTACCGGTTGGGAACAAGGCGATTTGAGCCGGGTGTATTTGATGCAAAGAAAGTCGGGCTTGAAACCCGAATGGATTAAAATAGACGCCGGGCCAGCCCCAAGTGCTGAAGATGCACTGTTCGTCGATGTTGATCAGGATGGTGCCACGGACGTAATCAGTTCCACCGAGGGCAACCACAGGAAGGTGCTCATTCATTGGGCACCGAAGAACCCGGCTAGCTACGCAGATTCCACTCAATGGGAAACCCAAACGCTATACGAGGACGGTAGCCAATGGATGTTTGCCACCAATATGGATATAGACGGTAAGCATGGACCCGATATTGTTATTGGCGGTAAAAACACAGACGGGAAATTGGGGTGGCTGGAAAACCCCGCTGATCCTCGAGATATCTCCAGCTGGAAATTCCATCTTCTCTCCCCCGTTGGTTGGACCATGTCTCTGCTGACTAAAGACATGGATGGTGACGGCGACTTCGACATCCTCCTGTCTGACAGAAAAGGGCAAACAAATGGCGTCCGTTGGTTTGAAAATCCCGGGCAAAACTATCAAGCCCTCATTCGACCTTGGACTACTCACTGGATAGCGGATCATCTCGACGATCCAATGTTTATCGACACCCGGGATTTAGACAATGATGGCATAGAAGAAATTGCGGTCCCATACTACAAGGATGACATCGGATTCATCAGCATCTTCCAAACAAAGGATCACAAAACCTGGACTGAATTTCCAGTGACTTACCCTCAAAACATGGGTCGCGCAAAAGCAGTGGCAATCGGGGACATAAACATGGATGGGAAAATTGATTTAGTCCTAAGCACCGAACATGCGGATGACGGGAAAAGTGGAATTGTATGGTTGGAGTATCAATATTACTGGGACAAACCCGACTGGATTGCTCACGATGTAAGTGGAGCCGAAGGAATAAAATTTGACCTAAACCTACTCCTCGACGTCGACGGAGATGGCGACATGGATATCGTCAACACCGAGGAAAACAATAACGCTAAAGACGGTAAAGCCGGTCTCGGTCTCATCTGGTATGAGAATCCGATTAATGAAAATTGA